AACACACGGGGGTCCCCTTTCTGGTTGAATTTggaagcaaaccaaacaactCCCGCACGCCGTCTGGACAGTAAGGTCTCCAACGGTGCCGGTTAGAAGATGGTTGATTGTTTAGATTATGATGTCGCGTAAAAATAGATCCCATCTCGGaatgttttatcgtttttggtctttttttcccgttttttttcttcaaaatttcaaagtgtTCCTTTCCCCTGTTCGGCGTCAGGGAATGGGCCAACATTTACATTACAATACGTGAACGAGGCGCGTTCGGTCGGTACAATGTCACGATGGACACTGGCACACCGGGTATAAAGCGCTCGGGACGCACGGAATCCAGCCTCAGTCACGTGGTTCCCGTTGGACTTGGCTGATGTTTGCATAGGGCTTAGGAAAGGTCAGTTTTCAAAGTTCTTGTTCCAGTTCAGTTCGTGTGGAAGGCATGTGGAACGGTGCTATAATCGCGATCCTACTACTCTCGGTGCTGTACTGTTACTGGGATGCTCGAAAACCCAAGAAATTTCCACCGGGTAAGTTACTCCGGCGAGGAAGTGTCAACTGTGAAACTTTTCTGTTAGTTCCTATTAGTGGAGTGAGTTATCGATGTGTTGAGATCTTTATTGTCAGAATTTGTCTGCCCCAAAGCCATCTATAGAACCCAGATCTGATCAAGATTCATACAACTCCCAGATCTTGAGGTTTCATTTAGATGGCCATGGCTCTATAAAGTGCCACTAATTTCCATCCTGATCGCCCCCTGTTAGGTCCGACTTGGCTTCCATTCATCGGCAGTGGCTTGGTGGTGTTGAAATTGGCCCGGTCCCTCCGCTACTTTCATCTGATGTGGTTAGCACTCTGCCAGCAGTACGGTCAGATTGTTGGAGTTCGCTTTGGCCAGGATCGTATCATCGTTGTATCGGGACGGGAAGCGATCCGTGCCATGTACGCGAAGGAACAGTTCGATGGCCGGCCAGATGGTTACTTCTTTCGGATGCGTTCGTTCGGGCAGCGTCTTGGAGTCGCGCTGACGGATGGTCCACACTGGGAGATACAGCGCAAGTTTGCCGTTCGCACGATGAAACAGCTCGGCATGGGACGAAACGAATTTGTGCGAGTGATCGAACGGGAAGTGCATGAATTGGTTGAGAGCTTCCGTCGCAGGGCAGCCGCTGGAGAGACATTCCCGATGAGCAGTTCAATGGATGTTGCGTTGCTGAATGTACTCTGGGTTCTGCTGGCGGGCGAACGATACGAGCTGGAGAACGAACGATTAGGTTGGCTTGCCGAAACCATCCATCAAACGTTTCACGTAATCGACGTTTCGGGCGGTACGTTGAACCGGTTCCCCTGGTTGCGCTTCGTCTGCCCGGAAAGCTCCGGGTACGGTCCGATGCTGCGATTATTGAAGCCACTTTGGGGGTTCCTGGAGGTAAGATCACCATGCAGTACGAACAATTGCCACAATCGTTTCTAAACATTGTCCACCAATACTTCTCCCCAGGAGACGATTGAAGCGATCAGGAAGAATCCTCATTGTCCCAGTCGGCGCGATAGTCTCATCTCGGCCTTTCTGGTGGAGATGTCCAGAGAAAAACATCACAACTCGTTTACCGATTCGCAGCTCGTCAGTTTGTGTCTGGATCTGTTTCAGGCCAGCATTGAAACGATTAGCAGTGTGCTCGGTTTCGCCTTCCAGTACATGTTGCACCATCCGGACGTGATGCATAAGGTGCAGCGGGAACTGGACATAATCGTTGGGCCCGATCGATTACCGACGGCCAACGACAGACCTCAGCTCCCATATACCGAAGCGGTCATCCTGGAGGTGGAACGTATAGCGACCGTCGTCCCGGGTGGGCTAGTACACCGAGCGATGGAAGACGTAGAGCTGTGTGGGTATCACATACCCAAGGATGCCATCGTGTTACCGTTGCTGTACTCGCTACAGATGGATCCGAAATATTGGACCGACCCTGACGTTTTCCGCCCGGAGCGGTTCCTAAACGAGGAAGGTGATCGAGTTGTGCAGCACGAGCTTTTCATACCATTCGGAGCGGGACGACGACGCTGCCTCGGAGAGGCACTTGCCAAACCGGCCGTTTTTCTGTTCTTTAGCGCGATACTGCACCGTTTTACGATTGAGTGCGGCGACAAGGAACTACCTTCGTTAAGCGGAGTTGATGGGATAACTTTGTCGCCACAACCGTACAGCCTCAGAATGCTGGAAAGGGTGTGTAGGCAGTGATGATAGCTGCCTTAACTTTCAGTATTTAAATACCATTCAAATGGGTTGACTATTTATTAAAGAATTAAGATATCTTTATTGATGTGTATTATCACTCAAACTCCTAAAGGTGGCAAATCTTCAAAGTTGTTCTAGTAacgaaaaattgtttcttgttCTGTTCAAACTTCAACCATGGGTTTTTCATACTcgtgtttgtaaaatttacaaATCGTTGAAGCTGTTTCCCGCGAAAATGAAGGAATTCCCCGAGAGAACAGTTTGACAGATTACATTACAGCTCAAGGTCTATGTGTTgaaatgtgtgtttattttatatttaaaattttttgttgaatttttttaattatcataCTTCGCTCGTATTGCTATGATATGAAAGCAAAACTACGaattaacaacatttttatgccaaatataataaataaattgttcttGCATTCGAGCGACCTTGTTTATACTTACCTTGACCATGGGAAACGTCAAACGCACCGGTCGTGTTTTGTGGTCAGCTGTggagtgaatgttttgttgttatttatttacgtgttttatacaattttgtaTTCCCCTTTTACCATGTCTTCCACCAGCGAAATGGATTTCGATAGGTAAATGTAGAAATATAATATTGCTACGCAAAGTTCGTGTTCTCATTACAATCGGTCCATTTCAGTCCCTTcgtgaagaaggaaaacagctGTAAAATCTGTGGCGAAAATGAAGGACCAATGGAATCAATCTTTTGCAAGGTGGACGACACTGCACTCCTGAACAAGATCTACAAATGCACCCGCGTTAAAGTATTGTGCCGTACAGAACTAGCTCCTTGTGGAACAACTAtagaataattttgttttatctatAGGTGATACCAGTTTGTGGATTAATTTCACCCATCTGTGAGTACTGCCATCGGCGGATCGATGAGTTCGATGAGAATGCACAACCGAAGGTGGTAGAGTTTGTGATCAAGACCGAGCTGGAACCCGAACCTCTTGATTACGATCCATTGAATGTTGGCAACCTGGTCGATCCGATGGCTATTGATGGTACGGTATCCCAGACCAGTGAGTTCAATAATTTCTCGTACTATAATTAAAAGATATTTTTGTACATGTTATAGTTAAATCAGAAGACgatttagaagaaaaaaagtcgATAAAACGAAGAGGAAAGATAAAAGCAGTTAATGTTCAACCCCGGAGTCGGTCGTTTCGAAAAGCTGGAAGACCAAGATTAAATGTGGAATCGCAGAAAGTACGGAACATTGTTAGCAAAGCTCGTGGAAAGAAATCATCTATAGATGATGCGAGTTCCGATGAAAATGTAGCGGAAGTCCATTCAGAAATTGCCGCAGAACCGCAACGAACGCCAATAGAGCGCATTTCCCCGCAAGATGACGATCAATCAAAGTCCAGCGACTTTGAATCAGATCTTGAGAATGGCAATGAATCTGCACTTGAGGAAGAATCCGACCAGCTAAGCAACTCTGACGAAGAACCAGTAAAACGGGGACGTCCCAAGCGTGGTAACGTCGCGAAGGCTAGAAAACCGAAACGCGCCGATTCACCGAAGCAATGCGAAGTCTGTGGCAAGCAGGTGCAGTATATGCGCGAACATATGCGTCTACATCGGATAGAGTCGCAGCATCCGTGCCCACACTGTGATAGAACGTTCGTGCAGGCAAATAACCTAAAGTACCACATACGGAAACATCTGGGCGAGAAACCGTACACCTGCAAGCAGTGCAAAAAGGAGTTCTACTGCGAAGCACACTTAAAGTCGCACATGCGCGTGCACGGACCGCAAGGTCTGTTTCAGTGCAGCATGTGCCCGAAGAGCTTCAACCAGGAGTGTAATCTGAAGAAGCATCTGCGAGTACATACAGGCGAAAAGCCGTACGTGTGTGACAAGTGTGGGAAGCGGTTTAACAGCACGTCTAACCTACGCAACCATGTCCGGTTGCATTCGGACGAACGACCGCTTACGTGTGATCACTGTTCGAAGAGTTTCGTCGATGTGCATCATCTGCAGCGGCATATACGGGTCCATACGGGTAAGCGAGGGTATTGTGAATACTGTCTGTAAGTCGTAAGAATAAtcattgtttcgtttcataGGGGAAAGACCGTATATTTGCCATGTGTGCTTCCAAGCCTACTATTGTCAGACCGGCCTAATGGACCACCTGAAGACGCACATCGAGAAAAAGTCTTTCAAACTAGACTAGCTAGATAATATACAGACAAGGGAAACTGTGCCAATAAGGAGATGATATTATCGTTTTAAGCATTTTATACgtaatttgtgttttgtgttgtgtatttgtgtttagATCTTAggtcaattttaattttccttctt
This Anopheles marshallii chromosome 3, idAnoMarsDA_429_01, whole genome shotgun sequence DNA region includes the following protein-coding sequences:
- the LOC128712866 gene encoding methyl farnesoate epoxidase-like — its product is MWNGAIIAILLLSVLYCYWDARKPKKFPPGPTWLPFIGSGLVVLKLARSLRYFHLMWLALCQQYGQIVGVRFGQDRIIVVSGREAIRAMYAKEQFDGRPDGYFFRMRSFGQRLGVALTDGPHWEIQRKFAVRTMKQLGMGRNEFVRVIEREVHELVESFRRRAAAGETFPMSSSMDVALLNVLWVLLAGERYELENERLGWLAETIHQTFHVIDVSGGTLNRFPWLRFVCPESSGYGPMLRLLKPLWGFLEETIEAIRKNPHCPSRRDSLISAFLVEMSREKHHNSFTDSQLVSLCLDLFQASIETISSVLGFAFQYMLHHPDVMHKVQRELDIIVGPDRLPTANDRPQLPYTEAVILEVERIATVVPGGLVHRAMEDVELCGYHIPKDAIVLPLLYSLQMDPKYWTDPDVFRPERFLNEEGDRVVQHELFIPFGAGRRRCLGEALAKPAVFLFFSAILHRFTIECGDKELPSLSGVDGITLSPQPYSLRMLERVCRQ
- the LOC128715769 gene encoding zinc finger protein 436-like, producing the protein MSSTSEMDFDSPFVKKENSCKICGENEGPMESIFCKVDDTALLNKIYKCTRVKVIPVCGLISPICEYCHRRIDEFDENAQPKVVEFVIKTELEPEPLDYDPLNVGNLVDPMAIDVKSEDDLEEKKSIKRRGKIKAVNVQPRSRSFRKAGRPRLNVESQKVRNIVSKARGKKSSIDDASSDENVAEVHSEIAAEPQRTPIERISPQDDDQSKSSDFESDLENGNESALEEESDQLSNSDEEPVKRGRPKRGNVAKARKPKRADSPKQCEVCGKQVQYMREHMRLHRIESQHPCPHCDRTFVQANNLKYHIRKHLGEKPYTCKQCKKEFYCEAHLKSHMRVHGPQGLFQCSMCPKSFNQECNLKKHLRVHTGEKPYVCDKCGKRFNSTSNLRNHVRLHSDERPLTCDHCSKSFVDVHHLQRHIRVHTGERPYICHVCFQAYYCQTGLMDHLKTHIEKKSFKLD